From Candidatus Defluviilinea gracilis, a single genomic window includes:
- a CDS encoding 4Fe-4S binding protein: MYGKGILKGLGVTAKRFWETYTEDIAWVLRGKKRYYTEEGVKHRSSKDQKGIFTVQYPEEKLIQPEEARFLPFLVYNELPDGKREVLCTSCGICAKVCPPQCIWIVRSNDPQTGRPIPEPTEFYIDADICMNCGFCAEYCPFDAIKMDHDFEIASYGRNVYNMEKLLKSSEYYKSIRPLNYEREEAARIAEAEAKKAKEAARAATAAAQAAKPAGAEAASSSSA, translated from the coding sequence ATGTACGGAAAAGGAATACTCAAAGGTCTCGGCGTCACCGCAAAACGATTCTGGGAAACATACACCGAAGATATCGCGTGGGTCTTGCGCGGCAAAAAACGCTATTACACCGAAGAAGGCGTGAAGCACCGCTCGAGCAAAGATCAGAAAGGCATCTTCACGGTTCAATACCCGGAAGAAAAATTGATCCAGCCCGAAGAGGCGCGTTTTCTGCCGTTCCTTGTCTACAATGAACTGCCCGACGGCAAACGCGAAGTCCTTTGCACCTCGTGCGGCATCTGCGCGAAGGTCTGCCCGCCGCAGTGTATCTGGATCGTCCGCTCGAACGACCCGCAGACTGGACGCCCCATCCCCGAACCGACCGAGTTCTACATCGACGCGGACATCTGCATGAACTGCGGCTTCTGCGCCGAATATTGTCCCTTCGACGCGATCAAGATGGATCACGATTTCGAGATCGCTTCGTACGGGCGCAATGTGTACAACATGGAAAAACTGCTCAAGTCGAGCGAGTATTACAAAAGCATCCGCCCGTTGAATTATGAGCGCGAGGAAGCCGCGCGCATTGCGGAAGCGGAAGCGAAGAAAGCCAAAGAAGCGGCGCGAGCGGCAACTGCGGCGGCACAAGCCGCGAAGCCTGCTGGAGCAGAAGCGGCGTCATCATCATCAGCGTAG
- a CDS encoding aldehyde dehydrogenase family protein, producing MMEFQNYINGKWVEGKSAFQTINPANEEVVAKIAQAEISDVDAAVSAAKNAFNAWRLTPAPLRGELLFKVGDILKQKKEELSQLLTRDMGKVIAEARGDVQEAIDMAYFMGGEGRRLLGYTAPVEMMNKFGMAVRDPSGVVGLITPWNFPIAVPSWKIFPALVAGNTIIWKPSPETPAVSAAFVKVFEEAGIPAGVFNLLMASGADVAKALVDHPDVRVLSFTGSTTTGRSIAEAAGKLNKKLSLEMGGKNAIIVMDDANLDLVVDASLWAAFGTTGQRCTAASRLIVQKGIAGKLKEALTERTKKLKLGDGLDSKVDVGPVINKVALERIHSMVQAGAKEARVLVGASVADVGGKGFFYNPTLFDGVKPGSMLEAEEIFGPVLSIIEVDSLEEAIEVNNRSKYGLSTSIFTQDVNRAFTAMRDIFTGLVYINHGTTGAEIQFPFGGVRGTGNGHREAGQAALEVFTEWKSIYVDYSGKLQRAQIDNREE from the coding sequence ATCATGGAATTTCAAAACTATATCAACGGCAAGTGGGTCGAGGGGAAAAGCGCGTTTCAAACAATCAACCCGGCGAACGAAGAGGTTGTAGCGAAGATCGCGCAAGCCGAAATCTCCGATGTGGACGCGGCGGTGAGCGCGGCGAAGAACGCGTTCAATGCGTGGCGGCTTACCCCCGCCCCACTGCGCGGAGAACTGCTCTTCAAAGTCGGCGACATCCTCAAACAGAAAAAAGAAGAACTCTCGCAATTGCTCACGCGCGATATGGGCAAAGTGATTGCCGAAGCGCGCGGCGATGTGCAAGAAGCGATTGACATGGCGTACTTCATGGGCGGCGAGGGACGCCGCTTGCTCGGCTACACCGCGCCCGTAGAAATGATGAACAAATTCGGCATGGCAGTCCGCGACCCTTCTGGAGTTGTTGGTTTGATAACTCCTTGGAATTTTCCTATCGCTGTGCCATCATGGAAAATTTTCCCCGCGTTGGTTGCGGGCAACACCATCATTTGGAAACCTTCGCCCGAGACTCCCGCTGTCTCTGCCGCGTTCGTAAAGGTATTCGAAGAAGCAGGGATCCCCGCTGGCGTGTTCAACCTGCTCATGGCATCAGGCGCGGACGTGGCGAAGGCGCTCGTGGATCATCCCGACGTGCGTGTGCTTTCGTTCACTGGCTCGACGACGACAGGTCGCTCCATCGCGGAGGCGGCGGGCAAACTCAATAAAAAGTTATCGCTCGAAATGGGCGGCAAGAACGCCATCATCGTGATGGACGACGCGAATCTCGATCTGGTTGTGGATGCCAGTCTCTGGGCGGCGTTCGGCACAACGGGTCAGCGTTGCACAGCCGCAAGCCGCTTGATCGTCCAAAAGGGAATCGCGGGCAAACTCAAAGAAGCGCTGACCGAACGCACAAAGAAACTCAAACTCGGCGATGGACTCGACTCAAAAGTGGACGTCGGTCCCGTCATCAACAAAGTCGCGCTCGAACGAATTCACAGCATGGTGCAAGCGGGCGCGAAAGAAGCGCGGGTGCTGGTCGGCGCGTCGGTGGCGGACGTGGGCGGCAAAGGATTTTTCTACAATCCAACGTTGTTCGACGGAGTCAAACCAGGCTCCATGCTCGAAGCAGAAGAAATTTTCGGTCCCGTGCTTTCCATCATCGAAGTGGACTCGCTCGAAGAGGCAATCGAAGTCAACAACCGTTCCAAATACGGTTTGTCCACTTCGATCTTCACGCAGGATGTCAACCGCGCCTTTACTGCCATGCGCGATATTTTCACGGGCTTGGTCTACATCAATCACGGCACCACAGGCGCGGAGATCCAATTCCCGTTCGGCGGCGTGCGCGGCACGGGCAACGGTCACCGCGAGGCGGGACAAGCCGCGCTCGAAGTCTTCACCGAGTGGAAATCCATTTACGTGGATTATTCGGGAAAATTGCAGAGAGCGCAGATCGATAATAGAGAGGAGTAG
- a CDS encoding transposase, protein MKQNMGFRRFMLRGLKKVDVEWGLVCMAHNLRKLAIQ, encoded by the coding sequence GTGAAACAGAACATGGGCTTCCGAAGGTTCATGCTCCGAGGGTTGAAAAAAGTGGATGTGGAGTGGGGTCTGGTGTGCATGGCGCACAATTTACGAAAACTGGCGATCCAATGA
- the nuoB gene encoding NADH-quinone oxidoreductase subunit NuoB gives MDNEPLSLPQYEIPEDLQHAIAVTTLDRLYNWGRRSSVWPLMFGLACCAIEMIAAQTARYDMARFGMEVMRPTPRQADMLLVSGTVTKKMVPAIIRLYNQMPEPKYVVAMGACASGGGPFKEGYNVVAGIDKFLPVDVYIPGCPPTPQALIAGLIKLQEKIDKQSIKQVSWYRRKTKDPNYVPVPILGPDLIDPRRNAEIKSAAAVKEG, from the coding sequence ATGGACAATGAACCGTTAAGCCTGCCTCAATACGAAATTCCAGAAGACCTGCAACACGCCATCGCGGTGACCACGCTCGACCGACTCTACAACTGGGGTCGCCGCTCGTCGGTGTGGCCCCTCATGTTCGGTCTCGCATGTTGCGCCATCGAAATGATCGCCGCGCAGACCGCGCGCTACGATATGGCGCGTTTCGGGATGGAGGTTATGCGTCCCACGCCGCGCCAAGCCGACATGTTGCTCGTTTCGGGAACCGTCACAAAGAAAATGGTGCCCGCCATCATCCGCCTCTACAACCAAATGCCCGAACCCAAATACGTGGTGGCGATGGGCGCGTGCGCGTCCGGCGGCGGGCCCTTCAAAGAGGGATACAACGTCGTCGCGGGTATCGATAAATTTCTGCCCGTCGACGTCTACATCCCCGGCTGTCCCCCCACTCCGCAAGCGTTGATCGCCGGGCTGATCAAACTGCAGGAAAAAATCGACAAGCAGTCCATTAAGCAAGTCTCGTGGTACCGACGTAAAACAAAAGACCCCAATTACGTGCCGGTCCCGATCCTCGGTCCCGACCTGATCGACCCGCGCCGCAACGCGGAAATAAAATCCGCCGCGGCTGTGAAGGAGGGATGA
- the iscX gene encoding Fe-S cluster assembly protein IscX: MNDTVLNWESTFAIALTLKRKYPDVNIEDVTLKQIHDWTLALPEFDDDPALANDEILYAIYQDWFEEHLHGQ; this comes from the coding sequence ATGAACGATACCGTCCTCAATTGGGAATCAACCTTCGCAATCGCCCTCACGCTGAAGCGCAAGTATCCCGATGTGAACATCGAAGACGTGACATTGAAACAAATCCACGATTGGACGCTCGCCCTGCCTGAGTTCGACGACGATCCCGCGCTAGCCAACGACGAAATTTTGTACGCCATCTATCAAGACTGGTTCGAGGAGCATCTGCATGGACAATGA
- a CDS encoding NADH-quinone oxidoreductase subunit D, which yields MVQADARPGYSGFIVEKDSLIEVATAVRDEFGFDLMTAVTGVDYPPDKMEVVYHAYRTTGGPGLVYKVQVPRTDPVEVPSLIHLYPGVDLQEREAWDLLGIKFTGHPDLRRILMWEGFEGHPLRKDWKEGFYEEDTKPFKSRWPDGQFYMAEDKNPFKDNLAFPQNFDPEKWIPEGDALLYGALARYTVKQEDGLNTDRIVINMGPHHPSTHGVFRAVMTLDGETIAGLKPVLGYLHRNHDKIGERNTFLLNMPFTDRLDYFNSMTNNFGYALAVEKLMKIPVAERAEYIRVIVSELSRIQNHLVFIGTLLNDLGAMYTPSLYAFEERELILDIFEAISGARMMCNYFRFGGVVRDIPDDVMPKIKDLVYDRLQYKTDELDRMLTENEVLLSRMKGVRMINAEDAIAYSITGPVLRAAGVPYDIRRADPYGIYDRFDFDVAVRYNGDLMDNYLIRIDEIRQSLRILDQAIKQIPQGPINSQKPQYQVRVPAGEAYGRVESPKGELGYYVVSNGKPNPWRYHVRPASFVNVTALEKISIGTKIADFVVLLAMFDMVMGECDR from the coding sequence ATGGTCCAAGCCGACGCGCGCCCCGGCTACTCCGGCTTCATCGTCGAAAAAGATTCGCTCATCGAAGTTGCCACCGCCGTCCGCGACGAATTCGGCTTCGACTTGATGACCGCCGTCACCGGCGTGGACTATCCGCCCGACAAAATGGAAGTCGTCTATCATGCCTACCGCACCACCGGTGGACCCGGCTTAGTGTACAAAGTCCAAGTCCCGCGAACAGACCCGGTGGAAGTCCCATCATTGATCCACCTGTATCCCGGCGTAGACTTGCAAGAGCGCGAAGCATGGGATCTGCTCGGGATCAAATTCACCGGTCACCCCGACCTGCGCCGCATTTTGATGTGGGAAGGATTCGAAGGTCACCCGCTTCGCAAAGATTGGAAAGAGGGCTTCTACGAGGAAGATACCAAGCCGTTCAAAAGCCGTTGGCCCGATGGGCAGTTCTACATGGCGGAGGATAAAAATCCGTTCAAGGATAACCTCGCCTTCCCGCAAAACTTCGACCCCGAAAAATGGATTCCCGAAGGCGACGCGTTGCTCTACGGCGCGTTGGCGCGTTACACGGTGAAACAAGAGGACGGACTCAACACCGACCGTATCGTCATCAACATGGGACCGCACCACCCCTCCACGCACGGCGTCTTCCGCGCAGTGATGACCCTCGACGGCGAAACGATCGCCGGGCTCAAACCCGTGCTGGGCTATCTGCATCGCAACCACGACAAGATCGGCGAACGCAACACATTCCTGCTGAACATGCCATTCACCGACCGCCTCGATTACTTCAACTCGATGACCAACAACTTCGGCTACGCCCTCGCCGTCGAAAAACTGATGAAGATCCCCGTCGCCGAACGCGCCGAATACATCCGCGTGATCGTCTCCGAGTTGAGCCGCATTCAAAACCACCTCGTCTTCATCGGCACATTGCTCAACGACCTCGGCGCGATGTACACGCCCTCGCTGTATGCCTTCGAGGAACGCGAACTCATCCTCGACATCTTCGAAGCCATCTCCGGCGCGCGCATGATGTGCAACTACTTCCGCTTCGGCGGCGTGGTGCGAGACATCCCCGACGACGTGATGCCGAAGATCAAAGATCTGGTTTACGACCGCCTGCAATACAAGACCGACGAACTCGACCGCATGTTGACCGAGAACGAAGTGTTGCTCTCGCGCATGAAGGGCGTGCGGATGATCAACGCGGAGGACGCCATCGCCTACTCGATCACGGGTCCTGTCCTGCGCGCGGCTGGGGTGCCCTACGACATCCGCCGCGCCGACCCCTACGGGATCTACGACCGCTTCGACTTCGACGTGGCGGTGCGCTACAACGGCGACCTGATGGACAACTACCTCATCCGCATCGACGAGATTCGCCAATCCCTGCGGATCTTGGACCAAGCCATCAAACAGATCCCACAGGGACCGATCAACTCGCAGAAACCGCAGTATCAGGTCCGCGTACCGGCCGGCGAAGCGTACGGACGAGTCGAATCGCCGAAGGGCGAACTCGGCTACTACGTCGTCTCGAACGGCAAGCCGAATCCATGGCGTTATCATGTGCGCCCCGCGTCATTCGTCAACGTCACCGCGCTGGAGAAAATTTCGATCGGCACCAAGATCGCGGACTTCGTGGTCCTGCTCGCCATGTTCGATATGGTGATGGGCGAATGCGACCGCTAA
- a CDS encoding ArsR family transcriptional regulator, whose protein sequence is MPVTTVRRKILAYMTKYRTSSAREISRGLKMSAATVRHHLRILLSDGRLESASVRLRAARGRPEKVYSIPLAALGDNLSALSEALLAETGRTVGIEALAKRLAGESDFASQPIARRLNLVVEKLNQMNYHARWEAGSDGPRAILGHCPYAAIVARHPELCKMDALLLEKMMGASAEPLTTIREGSSSCVFAMRR, encoded by the coding sequence ATGCCTGTGACAACCGTCCGACGCAAAATATTGGCTTACATGACGAAATACCGGACTTCGTCTGCGCGAGAGATTTCACGCGGATTGAAGATGTCTGCCGCGACGGTGCGACATCACTTACGCATCCTTCTTTCGGACGGGCGGCTTGAGTCGGCTTCGGTACGCCTCCGCGCCGCCCGCGGCAGACCGGAGAAGGTGTATTCGATCCCGCTGGCGGCGCTGGGCGATAATTTGTCCGCGTTGAGCGAGGCTCTATTGGCGGAGACAGGCAGAACCGTCGGAATCGAAGCGCTGGCGAAGCGCCTGGCTGGCGAATCAGATTTCGCGAGTCAACCCATTGCTCGGCGATTGAATCTTGTCGTTGAGAAGTTGAATCAAATGAATTATCACGCGCGTTGGGAGGCGGGCTCGGATGGTCCGCGCGCGATCCTTGGTCACTGCCCGTATGCGGCGATTGTCGCAAGGCATCCTGAATTGTGCAAGATGGACGCGCTCCTGTTGGAAAAAATGATGGGCGCCTCGGCGGAGCCGTTGACAACGATCAGGGAGGGAAGTTCGAGTTGTGTGTTCGCGATGAGAAGATAA